The Haloplanus salinarum genome includes a region encoding these proteins:
- a CDS encoding 50S ribosomal protein L32e, whose amino-acid sequence MSADDDTEIEEVEDIGGVGPSKVEALTDAGYESVEDLKAASQSELADIEGVGNALAARIKADVGGLEVSEETEAEVEEETEEAETEEAETELRPRGHADKTPDLDAEAARALVQKRRESNPQFNRQDHHKKKRVDPSWRKPRGNLSKQRRGIKGKGATVDAGYRSPTAARGLHPSGFEEVRVHNTDDLEGVDSDTEAVRIASGVGARKRERIEDVCEDRGIRVLNPTYIEVEVEEAE is encoded by the coding sequence ATGAGCGCAGACGACGACACCGAGATCGAGGAGGTCGAGGACATCGGCGGCGTCGGGCCCTCGAAGGTCGAGGCGCTCACCGACGCCGGCTACGAGTCGGTCGAGGACCTCAAGGCGGCGAGCCAGTCGGAACTGGCCGACATCGAGGGCGTCGGTAACGCCCTGGCCGCCCGGATCAAGGCCGACGTCGGTGGCCTCGAAGTCAGCGAGGAGACCGAGGCCGAGGTCGAAGAGGAGACCGAGGAAGCGGAGACCGAGGAGGCGGAGACGGAACTCCGTCCCCGCGGTCACGCCGACAAGACGCCGGACCTGGACGCGGAGGCCGCCCGCGCGCTCGTCCAGAAGCGCCGGGAGAGCAATCCGCAGTTCAACCGCCAGGACCACCACAAGAAAAAGCGCGTCGACCCCTCGTGGCGCAAGCCGCGCGGGAACCTCTCGAAACAGCGCCGGGGCATCAAGGGCAAGGGCGCCACCGTCGATGCGGGCTACCGCTCGCCGACGGCGGCACGCGGCCTGCACCCCAGCGGCTTCGAGGAGGTCCGTGTCCACAACACGGACGACCTCGAGGGCGTCGACTCGGACACCGAGGCCGTTCGCATCGCGAGCGGTGTCGGCGCGCGCAAGCGCGAACGCATCGAAGACGTCTGTGAGGACCGCGGGATCCGCGTCCTCAACCCGACGTACATCGAAGTCGAAGTGGAGGAAGCCGAATGA
- a CDS encoding 50S ribosomal protein L19e: MTDLSAQKRLASDVLDVGEDRLWFDPESQSEIAEAITREDIRDLIEQGTIQEKDTSNNSRGRARERADKRAYGHRTGAGSRRGTAGARKNEKEDWTSRIRAQRRRLRELRDDGPLDASQYRELYNKAGGGEFESVARLEAYIRNNYDVEVND, translated from the coding sequence ATGACGGATCTGAGTGCACAGAAACGGCTCGCGTCCGACGTGCTCGACGTCGGCGAGGACCGCCTTTGGTTCGACCCCGAATCCCAGAGCGAAATCGCGGAGGCGATCACCCGCGAGGACATCCGTGACCTGATCGAACAGGGCACGATCCAGGAGAAGGACACGTCGAACAACTCGCGCGGTCGCGCCCGCGAGCGGGCGGACAAGCGAGCCTACGGCCACCGAACCGGCGCCGGCTCCCGTCGCGGGACCGCCGGCGCACGGAAAAACGAGAAGGAGGATTGGACGAGTCGCATCCGCGCCCAGCGGCGTCGCCTGCGCGAGTTGCGCGACGACGGCCCGCTCGACGCCTCCCAGTACCGCGAGCTCTACAACAAGGCTGGCGGCGGGGAGTTCGAGAGCGTGGCGCGACTCGAAGCGTACATCCGCAACAACTACGACGTGGAGGTGAACGACTGA
- a CDS encoding 50S ribosomal protein L18, which produces MATGPRYKVPMRRRREDRTDYHQRLRLLKSGKPRLVARVSNRHVRAQLITPGPDGDETHAAASSEDLAEYGWEAPTGNLPSAYLTGYLAGIRAVDAGLSEAVLDIGLNTATPGNKVFAVQEGAIDAGLEIPHSESVLADWSRNRGEHIADYAEQLDEPLYGGDFDATELPEHFDEVRERLMEDHEQ; this is translated from the coding sequence ATGGCAACAGGCCCACGATACAAGGTCCCCATGCGGCGTCGCCGCGAGGACCGAACCGACTACCACCAGAGGTTGCGCCTGCTGAAATCCGGCAAGCCGCGCCTGGTCGCTCGCGTGAGCAACAGGCACGTCAGGGCGCAGCTGATCACCCCCGGTCCCGACGGCGACGAGACCCACGCGGCCGCGTCCTCCGAGGACCTCGCGGAGTACGGCTGGGAGGCCCCCACGGGCAATCTCCCGAGCGCGTACCTCACGGGGTATCTCGCGGGGATCCGCGCGGTCGACGCCGGCCTCTCCGAGGCCGTCCTCGACATCGGTCTCAACACCGCGACGCCGGGCAACAAGGTGTTCGCAGTACAGGAAGGCGCAATCGACGCGGGACTCGAAATCCCGCACAGCGAGAGCGTCCTCGCGGACTGGTCGCGCAACCGCGGCGAGCATATCGCCGACTACGCCGAACAGCTGGACGAACCGCTGTACGGCGGCGACTTCGACGCGACGGAACTCCCCGAGCACTTCGACGAAGTGCGCGAACGACTGATGGAGGATCATGAGCAGTAA
- a CDS encoding 30S ribosomal protein S5: MSSNDYGDGWEPRTRLGRKVQDGDVTSMKEALESGLPLKEAEIVDQLLPGLDDEVLDINMVQRMTDSGRRVKFRCVVAIGNRDGYLGYAEARDDQVGSAIQKAIDVAKLNIIEVDRGSGSWEDRAGGVNSLTRKATGKAGSVTVEIIPAPQGLGLAAAPTVRNILELAGVQDAWTKSTGNTRTTVNLAKATYNALRNASQSRTPERARRKQRETGVTE, encoded by the coding sequence ATGAGCAGTAACGATTACGGCGACGGCTGGGAACCGCGCACGCGGCTCGGCCGCAAGGTACAGGACGGCGACGTGACGTCGATGAAGGAGGCGCTGGAGTCCGGGCTCCCGCTGAAGGAGGCCGAAATCGTCGATCAGCTCCTGCCGGGGCTGGACGACGAGGTGCTCGACATCAACATGGTCCAGCGCATGACCGACTCCGGGCGCCGGGTGAAGTTCCGGTGTGTCGTCGCGATCGGTAACCGCGACGGCTACCTCGGCTACGCCGAGGCCCGCGACGACCAGGTCGGCTCGGCCATCCAGAAGGCCATCGACGTGGCGAAGCTGAACATCATCGAGGTCGACCGCGGCTCCGGCTCCTGGGAGGACCGCGCGGGCGGTGTCAACTCCCTGACCCGGAAGGCGACCGGCAAGGCCGGGTCGGTGACGGTCGAGATCATCCCCGCCCCGCAGGGGCTGGGGCTGGCGGCCGCACCCACGGTGCGGAACATCCTCGAACTCGCGGGCGTCCAGGACGCCTGGACGAAGTCGACGGGCAACACCCGGACGACGGTCAACCTCGCGAAGGCGACGTACAACGCGCTCCGGAACGCCTCGCAGTCGCGGACGCCCGAGCGGGCGCGCCGCAAGCAGCGCGAAACCGGGGTGACCGAGTGA
- the rpmD gene encoding 50S ribosomal protein L30: MEALVQIRGEVNISGDVQDTLEMLNLHAVNQCTFVPETDAYRGMITKVNDYVAHGEPSADVVATLIRRRGEPETGSGEVTDEWVAEETDYADVDALAAALVDEETTLREQGLAPSLRLHPPRGGHDGLKHPTVEGGQIGNHTTEEIDRLLEAMR; encoded by the coding sequence ATGGAGGCGCTCGTCCAGATCCGCGGCGAGGTGAACATCTCGGGCGACGTGCAGGACACGCTGGAGATGCTCAACCTGCACGCCGTCAACCAGTGTACCTTCGTCCCGGAGACCGACGCCTACCGCGGCATGATCACGAAGGTCAACGACTACGTCGCCCACGGCGAACCGTCGGCCGACGTCGTCGCGACGCTGATCCGCCGGCGGGGCGAACCCGAAACCGGTTCGGGCGAGGTCACCGACGAGTGGGTCGCCGAGGAGACCGACTACGCCGACGTCGACGCACTCGCCGCGGCGCTGGTCGACGAGGAGACGACGCTGCGCGAGCAGGGTCTGGCCCCGTCGCTCCGGCTTCACCCGCCGCGAGGCGGACACGACGGCCTGAAGCATCCGACCGTCGAGGGCGGCCAGATCGGCAACCACACCACCGAGGAGATCGATCGACTGCTGGAGGCCATGCGATGA
- a CDS encoding uL15m family ribosomal protein — translation MSDKKKRQRGSRTHGGGTHKNRRGAGHRGGRGRAGRDKHEFHNYEPLGKHGFTRPETVQDEVREVTVQELDENAALYAADGLAEETDGGYRLDARDVAEDGYDADVVKVLGDGQVRNELSVVADAFTAGAVEKLESAGGSADLSERAEEAAEDAADDGDTEESDEE, via the coding sequence ATGAGCGACAAGAAAAAGCGCCAACGCGGGTCGCGAACCCACGGTGGCGGCACCCACAAGAACCGGCGCGGCGCCGGGCACCGTGGTGGCCGCGGGCGTGCGGGCCGCGACAAACACGAGTTCCACAACTACGAACCGCTCGGCAAGCACGGCTTCACCCGCCCCGAAACCGTCCAAGACGAGGTGCGCGAGGTGACGGTTCAGGAACTCGACGAGAACGCCGCCCTGTACGCGGCGGACGGCCTCGCCGAGGAGACCGACGGTGGCTACCGCCTCGACGCCCGCGACGTCGCCGAAGACGGCTACGACGCGGACGTAGTGAAGGTGCTCGGTGACGGGCAGGTCCGCAACGAACTGTCCGTCGTCGCCGACGCGTTCACCGCGGGCGCGGTCGAAAAGCTCGAATCCGCCGGCGGCAGCGCCGACCTCTCGGAGCGAGCCGAGGAGGCGGCCGAGGACGCCGCTGACGATGGCGACACCGAGGAGTCGGACGAGGAGTAA
- the secY gene encoding preprotein translocase subunit SecY: MGWKETAEPVLTRMPSVRRPEGHVPFRRKLGWTAGVLVLYFFLTNIQLFGLDAGTQSDLFGRFRSILAGSQGSILQLGIGPIVTASIVLQLLGGADLLGLDTDDPRDQVLYQGLQKLLVVVMICLTGLPMVFAGSFLPADQAVGQALGIGLQGVQTLLFVQIAVGGILILFMDEIVSKWGVGSGVGLFIIAGVSQQLVGGLFSWEGLGGTPGFFPTWFAILTGAQDIASPLTAEGLQALLLGQGQLLALVTTVLIFSIVVYAESVRVEIPLAHARVKGARGRFPVKLIYASVLPMILVRALQANIQFAGRILNSTWNAMPAWLGQYSSGQPVSGLFYYLAPIQTRNDWMWWLAGTSAEPWQIMIRVGLDLTIMVIGGAIFAIFWVETTGMGPEATAQQIQNSGMQIPGFRRNPQVIEKVMERYIPQVTVIGGALVGLLAVGANMLGTIGQVSGTGLLLTVSITYKLYEEIAEEQLMEMHPMMRQMFGSE, translated from the coding sequence ATGGGATGGAAGGAGACCGCCGAACCGGTGCTGACGCGGATGCCGTCAGTCAGGCGTCCGGAGGGGCACGTCCCCTTCCGGCGCAAACTCGGCTGGACTGCCGGCGTCCTCGTGTTGTATTTCTTCCTGACGAACATCCAGCTGTTCGGGCTGGACGCCGGCACGCAGAGCGACCTGTTCGGCCGCTTCCGATCGATCCTCGCCGGGTCGCAGGGCTCTATCCTCCAGTTGGGGATCGGGCCCATCGTCACGGCGAGCATCGTCTTGCAGCTGTTGGGCGGTGCGGACCTGCTCGGTCTCGACACGGACGACCCCCGTGACCAGGTGCTGTACCAGGGCCTCCAGAAGCTCCTGGTGGTCGTGATGATCTGTCTGACCGGCCTTCCGATGGTCTTCGCGGGAAGCTTCCTGCCGGCCGATCAGGCGGTCGGACAGGCGCTGGGGATCGGCCTCCAGGGCGTCCAGACGCTCCTGTTCGTCCAGATCGCCGTCGGCGGGATCCTCATCCTGTTCATGGACGAGATCGTCAGCAAGTGGGGCGTCGGCTCCGGGGTCGGCCTCTTCATCATCGCCGGCGTGAGCCAACAGCTCGTCGGCGGCCTGTTTAGCTGGGAGGGCCTCGGCGGCACGCCCGGCTTCTTCCCGACCTGGTTCGCCATCCTGACCGGCGCCCAGGACATCGCCTCGCCGCTCACCGCCGAGGGGCTGCAAGCGCTCCTGCTCGGACAGGGGCAGCTCCTCGCGCTGGTGACGACGGTGCTCATCTTCTCCATCGTCGTCTACGCCGAGAGCGTCAGAGTCGAGATCCCCCTGGCTCACGCCCGCGTCAAGGGTGCCCGCGGTCGCTTCCCGGTGAAGCTCATCTACGCGAGCGTCCTGCCGATGATCCTCGTGCGCGCCCTGCAGGCGAACATCCAGTTCGCCGGGCGCATCCTCAACAGCACGTGGAATGCGATGCCGGCGTGGCTCGGCCAGTACAGCAGCGGCCAGCCCGTCTCCGGGCTGTTCTACTACCTGGCGCCAATCCAGACTCGGAACGACTGGATGTGGTGGCTGGCCGGCACCTCCGCGGAACCTTGGCAGATCATGATCCGGGTGGGGCTCGACCTCACCATCATGGTGATCGGCGGCGCCATCTTCGCCATCTTCTGGGTGGAGACGACCGGCATGGGGCCGGAGGCGACCGCCCAGCAGATCCAGAACTCCGGGATGCAGATCCCCGGGTTCCGGCGTAACCCGCAGGTCATCGAGAAGGTCATGGAGCGGTATATCCCGCAGGTGACCGTGATCGGTGGGGCCCTCGTCGGGCTCCTGGCGGTCGGCGCCAACATGCTCGGTACCATCGGACAGGTCTCCGGAACCGGCCTCCTGCTCACCGTGAGCATCACGTACAAGCTGTACGAGGAGATCGCCGAAGAGCAGTTGATGGAGATGCATCCGATGATGCGCCAGATGTTCGGCTCGGAGTAA
- a CDS encoding phosphotriesterase family protein — protein MTDGDTGSVVTVDGPIDPGEVGITSTHEHLFIDAVDAWFDPPESAHERAVASEPIQLDNLWYVRRHPMGHEDNLRLDSMAEAIDELSYFMRGGGDTVVDVTPKNLGCDPQRVRGIARETGLNAVHGTAYYTQPAHPERFSSLDPAELTERLEAEFVSDVREGIGDTDIRAGIVGEIGLSDRIYPDEEAVLRAGARAARRTGASLTVHPPGRTKRSQKGRTKPTSRWGLDVLDIVEEEGLAPERVVVDHMDRTVFEDLDYQRELAERGAYLEYDLWGMGAYLEAHDDAYPSDSWRLDSVTELIEDGYASNLLFAHDVYLKMQRRAYGGFGYGHILENVVPMLRARGVEQSTIDRILVDNPQEMLTFVEPEA, from the coding sequence ATGACCGACGGTGACACGGGAAGTGTTGTCACGGTAGACGGACCGATCGACCCCGGCGAGGTCGGGATCACGAGCACCCACGAACACCTGTTCATCGACGCCGTCGACGCCTGGTTCGACCCCCCCGAATCGGCCCACGAACGCGCCGTCGCCTCGGAGCCGATCCAACTCGACAACCTCTGGTACGTCCGCCGGCACCCGATGGGGCACGAGGACAACCTCCGACTGGACTCGATGGCGGAGGCAATCGACGAGCTCTCCTATTTCATGCGCGGCGGCGGCGACACCGTCGTCGACGTGACGCCCAAGAACCTCGGCTGTGACCCCCAGCGGGTGCGCGGAATCGCCCGGGAGACGGGCCTGAACGCCGTCCACGGAACCGCGTACTACACCCAACCCGCGCATCCGGAGCGGTTCTCGTCGCTCGATCCCGCCGAACTGACGGAGCGACTCGAAGCCGAGTTCGTGAGCGACGTCCGGGAGGGGATCGGCGACACCGACATCAGGGCCGGGATCGTCGGAGAGATCGGGCTGAGCGACCGCATCTACCCGGACGAGGAAGCCGTTCTGCGAGCGGGCGCACGGGCCGCCCGGCGGACCGGCGCGTCGCTGACGGTCCATCCGCCGGGGCGGACCAAGCGGAGTCAGAAAGGCCGTACCAAGCCCACCTCGCGGTGGGGGCTCGACGTCCTCGACATCGTCGAGGAGGAGGGGCTAGCGCCGGAGCGCGTGGTCGTCGATCATATGGACCGAACGGTGTTCGAGGACCTCGACTACCAGCGGGAGCTGGCCGAACGCGGCGCGTATCTGGAGTACGACCTCTGGGGCATGGGGGCGTACCTCGAAGCACACGACGATGCCTATCCCTCCGACAGCTGGCGCCTCGATTCGGTCACCGAACTGATCGAGGACGGCTACGCCTCGAACCTCCTGTTCGCCCACGACGTCTATCTGAAGATGCAGCGACGGGCGTACGGTGGGTTCGGATACGGGCACATCCTCGAGAACGTCGTCCCCATGCTGCGGGCGCGTGGCGTCGAGCAGTCGACCATCGACCGGATCCTCGTCGACAACCCCCAAGAGATGCTGACCTTCGTCGAACCGGAGGCGTAA
- a CDS encoding N-acyl homoserine lactonase family protein, with translation MTPTVTPRCAGSLTMDASVLVEGRSGTTEAPSIVYLIEGEETLLVDTSFGDPGLMADRHPGYECHRTAGQELDAVLADEGYDPADVDGVVLSHLDWDHCYNLDTFGADTDVYVQRRELEYAIAPYPMHAERYEAKSLGREPPWLTVDLTPIEGETELCAGVTAVPTPGHTVGHQSVVVEADAGTTVVAVDAVPTFDNVTDDPSAPIRRGLAMDEFAWRESALDVLDRADRLLPGHEWGILDAEPAGL, from the coding sequence ATGACGCCCACGGTCACGCCCCGCTGTGCCGGGTCGCTTACCATGGACGCGAGCGTCCTCGTCGAAGGTCGGTCGGGCACCACCGAAGCGCCGTCCATCGTCTACCTGATCGAGGGCGAGGAGACGCTCCTGGTCGATACGAGTTTCGGCGACCCCGGTCTGATGGCCGACCGCCACCCGGGATACGAGTGTCACCGGACCGCGGGACAGGAACTCGACGCCGTCCTCGCCGACGAGGGGTACGATCCGGCGGACGTGGACGGCGTGGTCCTCAGTCACCTCGACTGGGACCACTGTTACAACCTCGATACCTTCGGCGCCGACACGGACGTTTACGTCCAGCGCCGGGAACTGGAGTACGCCATCGCGCCGTATCCGATGCACGCCGAGCGCTACGAGGCGAAGTCGCTGGGGCGGGAACCGCCGTGGCTGACGGTCGATCTGACGCCGATCGAGGGCGAGACGGAACTCTGTGCGGGCGTCACCGCCGTGCCGACGCCGGGACACACCGTGGGCCACCAGTCGGTCGTGGTCGAAGCGGACGCGGGGACGACGGTCGTCGCCGTCGACGCGGTGCCGACGTTCGACAACGTCACGGACGACCCGTCGGCACCGATCCGCCGGGGGCTGGCGATGGACGAGTTCGCGTGGCGCGAGAGCGCACTCGACGTACTCGACCGGGCGGATCGGCTGCTCCCGGGCCACGAGTGGGGGATCCTGGACGCCGAGCCCGCGGGACTGTAG
- a CDS encoding PAS domain-containing protein: MPPNDPERSGDGVSDLVRRRALDAAPLGVVITDPTAADNPIVYANDAFYRLTGYGPEETLGRNCRFLQGPETDPDRIAELRAAVDAAESASTVLRNYRRDGSVFWNHVEITPLTDDGTVSHFVGFQHDVTHLKRRERELVERQRRFETLHDASRGLMDATTFEEVARITADAAKHILEYPHTTLRLADEAGGLLRTAIATEESVAEAGARPNYRIDGDTPAARVYRTGEPLLYDELAEVDDGYDRGDFRAGMYLPVGEYGVLSVGDTDLAAFDDADLEITGVLAKLVAGALSRLESERALQRRNERLERFANIVAHDLRNPLGIARGRLELARETRDSDDLAAVDRAHDRMSALIDDLLTLARDGGPVTDADADSLELERIVRECWRHVETPNAELRVDDSRPVRADEGRLRRLIENLIRNSVEHGSTSNRTESGDDEGSEVPREAGETGDAVEHGFTSSRPAADDGLDPDDWDALTVTVGALDDFVRGAGADAPTATEAGPRRGFYLEDDGVGVPEGRRERIFDDGYSTDPSGTGFGLSIVREIADAHDWTVRVTESETGGARFEFRGVEGARRGSSPAEP; encoded by the coding sequence ATGCCACCGAACGACCCCGAGCGATCGGGCGATGGCGTGAGCGACCTGGTGCGACGCCGGGCGCTCGATGCTGCGCCCCTCGGCGTCGTCATCACCGATCCGACGGCGGCGGACAACCCCATCGTCTACGCCAACGACGCGTTCTACCGGCTCACCGGCTACGGACCCGAGGAGACCCTCGGGCGAAACTGCCGGTTCCTCCAGGGACCGGAGACGGATCCCGACCGGATCGCGGAACTCCGGGCCGCCGTCGACGCCGCGGAGTCGGCTTCGACGGTCCTCCGGAACTACCGGCGGGACGGTAGCGTCTTCTGGAACCACGTCGAGATCACGCCACTCACGGACGACGGCACCGTCTCGCACTTCGTCGGGTTCCAGCACGACGTCACCCACCTGAAGCGCCGCGAGCGGGAACTCGTGGAGCGCCAGCGGCGCTTCGAGACGCTCCACGACGCGAGTCGCGGCCTCATGGACGCGACGACGTTCGAGGAGGTGGCACGGATCACCGCGGACGCGGCGAAACACATCCTCGAGTATCCACACACCACGCTCCGCCTGGCCGACGAGGCCGGCGGTCTGTTGCGGACGGCCATCGCCACCGAGGAGTCCGTCGCCGAGGCCGGCGCCCGCCCGAACTACCGGATCGACGGCGACACACCCGCCGCGCGGGTCTACCGCACGGGCGAGCCCCTGCTCTACGACGAACTCGCCGAGGTCGACGACGGGTACGACCGGGGGGACTTCCGGGCCGGGATGTACCTCCCAGTCGGCGAGTACGGCGTCCTGAGCGTCGGCGACACCGACCTCGCCGCCTTCGACGACGCCGACCTCGAAATCACCGGCGTCCTCGCCAAACTCGTCGCCGGGGCGCTGTCGCGTCTGGAGTCCGAGCGGGCCCTCCAGCGGCGCAACGAGCGCCTGGAGCGGTTCGCCAACATCGTCGCCCACGACCTCCGGAACCCCCTCGGTATCGCCCGCGGGCGACTCGAACTCGCCCGCGAGACCCGGGATAGCGACGACCTCGCGGCCGTCGACCGGGCCCACGACCGGATGTCGGCGCTCATCGACGACCTCCTCACGCTCGCCAGGGATGGGGGTCCCGTGACCGACGCGGACGCCGATTCGCTCGAACTGGAACGGATCGTCCGCGAGTGCTGGCGACACGTCGAGACCCCGAACGCCGAACTCCGGGTCGACGACTCGCGGCCCGTCCGGGCCGACGAGGGCCGGCTGCGGCGCCTGATCGAGAACCTGATTCGGAACTCCGTGGAACACGGTTCCACGAGCAACCGGACGGAGTCCGGTGACGACGAGGGATCGGAGGTCCCTCGAGAAGCCGGCGAAACCGGCGACGCCGTGGAGCATGGCTTCACGAGCAGTCGGCCGGCGGCCGACGACGGCTTGGACCCCGACGACTGGGACGCCCTGACCGTCACCGTCGGCGCCCTCGACGACTTCGTGCGCGGCGCGGGCGCCGACGCCCCGACCGCCACCGAGGCGGGGCCCCGGCGCGGCTTCTACCTCGAGGACGACGGCGTCGGCGTCCCGGAGGGCCGCCGCGAGCGGATCTTCGACGACGGCTACTCGACGGACCCCTCCGGCACCGGCTTCGGCCTCTCGATCGTTCGGGAGATCGCCGACGCCCACGACTGGACGGTACGAGTCACCGAAAGCGAGACCGGCGGTGCCCGCTTCGAGTTCCGCGGTGTCGAGGGCGCGCGTCGGGGATCCAGTCCGGCCGAACCCTGA
- a CDS encoding alpha/beta hydrolase, giving the protein MPVATGVRPAADRFEFATTTLSFGSEAGPRRGRLYRPDRPSSPPVVVLGPTVAAESSFGYPRYAERFARAGYAAFVFDHREAGGGGPRNLVDPDAQMADWRAAVDRVRRLDGERRRIVLWGFGLGGGHVVRLAAERRRVAATVAVSPLDGRAFARARSPGYLARAVAAGVRDRLGAPLGRSRSVPVVGGPGEFGLLPRTPTGEAYLDCVPPESDWHNETPARGLLSLFRYRPLADAADVDCPTLVLAAGEDDLVPPGTAATAADRIDGATYLRLPVGHVDPLGDAFETAVAHQLAFLEGVVDVR; this is encoded by the coding sequence ATGCCCGTCGCGACGGGCGTCCGGCCGGCCGCCGACCGATTCGAGTTCGCGACGACGACGCTGAGCTTCGGGAGCGAGGCCGGCCCCCGTCGCGGCCGACTCTACCGCCCGGACCGGCCGTCGTCGCCGCCGGTCGTCGTCCTGGGACCGACGGTCGCCGCCGAGTCGTCCTTCGGCTACCCGCGATACGCCGAGCGGTTCGCCCGTGCCGGCTACGCCGCCTTCGTCTTCGACCACCGCGAGGCCGGGGGCGGCGGCCCCCGCAATCTCGTCGATCCGGACGCCCAGATGGCGGACTGGCGCGCCGCCGTCGACCGGGTTCGCCGCCTCGACGGCGAGCGTCGCCGGATCGTCCTCTGGGGCTTCGGCCTCGGGGGCGGCCACGTCGTCCGTCTGGCGGCCGAACGGCGACGCGTCGCCGCCACGGTCGCCGTCTCGCCGCTGGACGGCCGGGCGTTCGCCCGCGCCCGGTCGCCGGGCTACCTCGCGCGGGCCGTTGCCGCGGGCGTCCGCGACCGTCTCGGCGCCCCGCTGGGTCGGTCCCGGTCGGTGCCCGTCGTCGGCGGTCCCGGGGAGTTCGGGCTCCTCCCGCGGACGCCGACCGGCGAGGCGTATCTCGACTGCGTCCCGCCGGAGAGCGACTGGCACAACGAGACGCCCGCCCGCGGCCTGCTCTCCCTGTTCCGTTACCGGCCGCTCGCGGACGCCGCCGACGTCGACTGCCCGACACTGGTGCTCGCCGCCGGGGAGGACGACCTCGTCCCGCCCGGGACGGCCGCGACGGCCGCCGACCGCATCGACGGCGCCACCTACCTCCGACTGCCGGTGGGCCACGTCGACCCCCTCGGCGACGCCTTCGAGACGGCCGTGGCGCATCAACTCGCGTTTCTGGAGGGCGTGGTCGACGTTCGGTAG
- a CDS encoding universal stress protein codes for MPTYVLGTDTVDTSAALCDYLDDRLDPEDTVHAVNSLWGGSRTDAETARDGEDAINVVQSRLGARATVETHQFVRGNDPDEDLLAHAEAVDADELVVGVRKRNPTGKVVFGSTTQSVLLASSRPVAVVPLDSAD; via the coding sequence ATGCCCACCTACGTCTTGGGTACCGACACCGTCGACACGAGCGCCGCGCTGTGTGATTACCTCGACGACCGACTCGACCCCGAGGATACGGTTCACGCCGTCAACTCCCTGTGGGGCGGGTCGCGGACGGACGCCGAGACGGCCCGCGACGGCGAGGACGCCATCAACGTGGTGCAGTCGCGACTGGGCGCCCGGGCCACCGTCGAGACCCACCAGTTCGTCCGTGGCAACGACCCCGACGAGGACCTCCTCGCGCACGCCGAGGCGGTGGACGCGGACGAACTCGTCGTCGGCGTGCGAAAGCGCAACCCCACGGGAAAAGTCGTCTTCGGCAGCACTACGCAGTCGGTCCTACTGGCTTCCTCGCGTCCCGTCGCCGTCGTTCCGCTCGATTCTGCGGACTGA